From the genome of Psychrilyobacter atlanticus DSM 19335, one region includes:
- the rpmA gene encoding 50S ribosomal protein L27: MFRIEIQLFAKKKGQGSVKNGRDSNPNYLGVKKYDGEKVVAGNIVVRQRGNKFHAGTNMGQGKDHTLFALVDGYVKFERLGKTKKQVSIYSERKSLV; encoded by the coding sequence ATGTTTAGAATTGAAATACAATTATTTGCTAAGAAAAAAGGACAAGGTTCTGTAAAGAACGGAAGAGACTCTAATCCTAATTACTTAGGTGTTAAAAAATATGATGGTGAGAAAGTAGTAGCTGGAAACATCGTTGTTAGACAAAGAGGAAACAAATTCCATGCTGGAACTAACATGGGGCAAGGTAAAGATCATACTTTATTTGCTTTAGTTGATGGATATGTTAAATTTGAAAGATTAGGTAAAACTAAGAAACAAGTTTCTATCTACTCTGAAAGAAAAAGTTTAGTATAA
- the obgE gene encoding GTPase ObgE codes for MFIDEAIITVKAGKGGDGAATFRREKYVQFGGPDGGDGGNGGSIVFVADNNINTLVDFRYKRAFVAESGTNGAKKRMHGKTGADLIIRVPVGTMVRDFESGALLLDLNENGEERVLFCGGKGGGGNIHFKNAVRRAPKMAGKGRKGKELRVRLELKLLADVALVGYPSVGKSSFINKVSAAKSKVANYHFTTLAPKLGVVRVGDNRSFLMADIPGLIEGAHEGVGLGDKFLKHIERCKMIYHVVDVSGMEGRTPEEDFGKINNELEKFSKRLAGKKQIVLANKMDLLYDMESYENFKIHMAAKGIEVFPISVILNDGLKEVVNKTWSLLEEIPREDLEEETDVLDILKAIEDEKPDWHVEIDEEGTFVVTGKIVENVLNTYVFNDDEAIVSFVHVLKNLGLENQLIKAGIEEWDTVRIENVEFDYIV; via the coding sequence ATGTTTATAGATGAGGCGATAATCACCGTCAAAGCCGGTAAAGGTGGAGATGGTGCAGCAACATTCAGAAGAGAAAAATATGTACAATTTGGTGGTCCTGATGGTGGAGACGGTGGAAACGGTGGAAGTATCGTATTCGTAGCCGATAACAACATCAACACCTTAGTAGATTTCAGATATAAGAGAGCATTTGTTGCAGAGAGTGGTACCAATGGTGCTAAAAAAAGAATGCATGGTAAAACAGGAGCTGACTTAATCATCAGAGTACCTGTAGGTACCATGGTAAGAGACTTTGAAAGTGGAGCTTTATTACTTGACCTAAATGAAAACGGTGAAGAAAGAGTTTTATTTTGTGGTGGAAAAGGTGGAGGAGGAAACATCCACTTTAAAAATGCAGTAAGAAGAGCTCCTAAAATGGCTGGAAAAGGTCGTAAAGGTAAGGAACTTAGAGTAAGATTAGAATTAAAATTATTAGCTGACGTAGCCTTAGTTGGATACCCAAGTGTAGGTAAATCAAGCTTCATCAATAAAGTTTCCGCTGCTAAATCAAAAGTTGCAAACTATCACTTTACTACTCTAGCTCCTAAATTAGGTGTTGTAAGAGTAGGAGACAATAGATCATTCTTAATGGCTGACATTCCTGGACTTATCGAAGGAGCCCATGAAGGTGTAGGACTAGGAGACAAGTTCCTAAAGCATATCGAAAGATGTAAGATGATCTACCATGTAGTAGATGTATCTGGTATGGAAGGTAGAACTCCTGAAGAAGATTTTGGAAAGATCAATAACGAATTAGAAAAATTCAGTAAAAGACTTGCAGGTAAAAAGCAAATAGTTTTAGCTAACAAGATGGACCTTTTATATGATATGGAAAGCTATGAAAACTTCAAAATACATATGGCTGCGAAAGGGATCGAAGTATTCCCTATATCTGTAATTCTTAATGACGGACTAAAAGAAGTTGTAAACAAAACTTGGTCGTTATTAGAAGAAATTCCTAGAGAAGATTTAGAAGAAGAAACAGACGTATTAGATATCCTAAAAGCTATCGAAGACGAGAAACCTGACTGGCATGTAGAAATAGATGAAGAAGGTACCTTCGTCGTTACTGGTAAGATTGTTGAAAATGTACTTAATACCTATGTCTTTAATGACGATGAAGCTATAGTAAGTTTCGTACATGTTCTTAAAAACTTAGGATTAGAAAATCAATTAATCAAAGCTGGAATCGAAGAATGGGATACAGTAAGAATTGAAAATGTAGAATTTGACTATATTGTTTAA
- a CDS encoding (2Fe-2S) ferredoxin domain-containing protein, with translation MILKVCVGSACHIKGSYDVIKIITKIIEEEGLGKEVELKACFCLNNCTEGVSVIVDGEEKIYSFSKENAEKKFKDIIEERVL, from the coding sequence ATGATTTTAAAGGTTTGTGTAGGGAGTGCCTGTCACATAAAGGGTTCTTATGATGTTATAAAAATAATTACAAAAATTATAGAGGAAGAGGGATTGGGAAAAGAAGTAGAGTTAAAAGCTTGTTTTTGCTTGAATAATTGTACAGAAGGAGTTTCTGTTATTGTAGACGGCGAAGAAAAAATCTATTCATTTTCCAAAGAAAATGCAGAGAAAAAATTTAAAGATATCATAGAGGAGAGAGTATTATGA
- a CDS encoding [Fe-Fe] hydrogenase large subunit C-terminal domain-containing protein, which translates to MKIMNFSEANCSNCYKCVRTCRVKAIKIEDDQAHIVSDHCIVCGHCFSSCPQNARNIHSDLDYVKKILRSEEKVNISIAPSFRGFYEKSNEFIWGLKKLGFNLIEETAVGADITSKLYEKYISTSDQGIYITTCCPSVVLLIEKYYPALIPYLMPFTSPMISHGYLLKKENPKEKTVFLGPCIAKKCESLSEKHIGAIDAVLTFDEVSQWLKDEGIDYQNQESIEVDKFGSNFGSSYPVVGGILEGIRESIEEKGMTQLRVDGLDECIELFDELSRGTITGTCVEVSVCKQSCLGGPGGSNACSTTFSRVQTLKKYLNENDKKAEKNKHICEIDFSATFHNKKFEEKMPTEEEIIEILGTLEKYSKEDELNCGGCGYDTCRQKAISIYRGMSHKEMCIHYMKKCADKVTNEIFENSPNAILILNNEYEIIESNMAFSRYFGISPKEVKKRSIEEFISREKLDKVSSEGENIIWKKQSFLNGELYMRMSIISMNSKEGILIVLTDITSDELRKEEIRGLKEKTFEITQTVVEKQMRIAQEIASLLGETTAESKVAFNKLKDVFNKEESL; encoded by the coding sequence ATGAAAATAATGAATTTTTCAGAAGCAAATTGTAGTAATTGTTATAAATGTGTTCGAACATGCCGGGTAAAAGCCATAAAGATAGAGGATGACCAGGCTCATATAGTTTCAGATCATTGTATTGTCTGCGGACATTGTTTTTCCAGTTGTCCTCAAAATGCCAGGAATATCCATTCAGATCTCGATTATGTGAAAAAAATACTTAGGAGTGAAGAAAAAGTAAATATCTCCATAGCTCCATCTTTTAGGGGGTTTTATGAAAAATCTAATGAATTTATATGGGGATTGAAAAAATTAGGATTTAATCTTATAGAGGAAACAGCAGTAGGGGCTGACATCACCTCAAAATTGTATGAAAAATATATATCAACCAGTGACCAGGGGATCTACATAACTACTTGCTGTCCGTCGGTGGTTCTTCTAATAGAAAAATACTATCCTGCATTGATACCATATCTAATGCCTTTTACATCTCCTATGATCTCCCACGGGTATCTGCTAAAAAAAGAGAATCCAAAGGAAAAAACAGTTTTTTTGGGACCATGTATAGCTAAGAAATGTGAATCATTATCTGAAAAACATATAGGGGCGATAGATGCAGTATTAACCTTTGATGAGGTCTCCCAGTGGTTAAAGGATGAAGGGATAGATTATCAGAATCAAGAATCTATTGAAGTAGACAAGTTTGGAAGTAATTTCGGTAGTAGTTATCCTGTAGTAGGGGGTATCTTAGAAGGTATTAGAGAGAGTATTGAAGAAAAGGGAATGACCCAATTAAGGGTAGATGGATTAGACGAGTGTATCGAACTTTTTGATGAATTATCCAGAGGAACTATCACGGGGACTTGTGTAGAAGTAAGCGTCTGTAAACAAAGTTGTCTTGGAGGTCCTGGAGGGTCAAATGCTTGTTCAACCACTTTTTCCAGAGTACAGACCCTGAAAAAATATTTAAATGAAAATGATAAAAAAGCAGAAAAGAATAAACATATCTGTGAGATAGATTTTAGTGCTACTTTCCATAATAAAAAATTTGAGGAAAAGATGCCTACTGAAGAGGAAATAATAGAAATTTTAGGAACTTTGGAAAAATATAGCAAAGAAGATGAATTGAACTGCGGTGGATGTGGATATGATACCTGTCGTCAAAAAGCTATATCTATATATAGAGGGATGTCTCATAAGGAGATGTGTATTCACTATATGAAAAAATGTGCTGATAAAGTTACCAATGAAATATTTGAAAATTCACCCAATGCTATCCTTATATTAAACAATGAATATGAGATAATAGAAAGTAATATGGCTTTTAGCAGGTATTTTGGAATATCTCCAAAAGAAGTTAAAAAGAGATCTATAGAGGAATTTATATCTAGGGAAAAATTAGATAAGGTATCTTCAGAAGGGGAAAATATTATTTGGAAAAAACAATCATTTCTGAACGGTGAACTTTATATGAGGATGAGTATTATATCTATGAATTCTAAAGAAGGGATATTAATAGTGCTTACTGACATAACCAGTGATGAGCTGAGGAAGGAAGAGATAAGAGGGTTGAAAGAAAAAACTTTTGAGATAACCCAGACAGTGGTGGAAAAACAAATGAGGATAGCTCAGGAAATAGCCAGTTTATTGGGAGAAACAACAGCAGAATCCAAGGTGGCCTTCAATAAATTAAAGGATGTATTCAACAAAGAGGAGAGTCTTTAA
- the rplU gene encoding 50S ribosomal protein L21: protein MYAIIKTGGKQYKVAEGEILRVEKLNAEVNETVEMTEVLLVSNNGEMKVGTPVVENAKVLVEVLSQGRAKKVINFKYKPKKSTHRRKGHRQLFTEIKITSIQG, encoded by the coding sequence ATGTACGCAATAATCAAAACCGGTGGAAAACAGTACAAAGTTGCAGAAGGTGAAATATTAAGAGTAGAGAAATTAAATGCTGAAGTTAACGAAACTGTTGAAATGACAGAAGTTTTATTAGTATCTAACAACGGAGAAATGAAAGTAGGAACTCCTGTTGTAGAAAACGCAAAAGTGTTAGTAGAAGTATTATCACAAGGTAGAGCTAAAAAAGTTATTAACTTCAAATACAAACCTAAAAAGTCAACTCATAGAAGAAAAGGTCACAGACAATTATTCACTGAAATCAAAATTACTTCTATCCAAGGATAA
- a CDS encoding endonuclease domain-containing protein, whose protein sequence is MKILNKKTTKIRRKLLRKTSTKTEKILWQFLRAKRFKGFKFFRQYGIGEYIVDFYCPRLRLVIELDGQIHFNKPHKEYDKIRDEFMQSLNILVIRFKNEEVIGNIDIVFKKLEIIISNKKQ, encoded by the coding sequence ATGAAGATTTTAAATAAAAAAACAACTAAAATAAGAAGAAAATTATTAAGAAAAACTTCTACCAAAACCGAAAAAATCCTATGGCAATTTTTAAGAGCTAAACGATTTAAAGGATTTAAATTTTTTAGACAATATGGAATAGGCGAATATATCGTTGATTTTTATTGTCCAAGATTAAGGTTAGTTATCGAGTTAGATGGTCAAATTCACTTTAATAAACCTCATAAAGAATATGACAAAATTAGAGATGAATTTATGCAAAGTCTTAATATTTTAGTTATTAGATTTAAAAATGAAGAAGTTATAGGCAATATTGACATAGTTTTTAAAAAATTAGAAATTATAATTTCTAATAAAAAACAGTAG
- a CDS encoding ATP-binding protein, with protein sequence MKEGEILQGEGIKIIVPSSLKNLSLIRALVKTYLIAESVSKKDILRLLTVIDELATNAIEHGYNYHNGEISLFMIKEGNFVKITVEDFGAGFNRLKESKSEGGMGLNIVRGLVDNLEIKPKKVGTKFEILKEVEEETK encoded by the coding sequence ATGAAAGAGGGTGAAATATTGCAAGGCGAAGGAATCAAAATAATTGTTCCATCTTCTTTAAAAAATCTTTCTCTAATTAGAGCCCTTGTAAAAACATATTTAATTGCAGAATCTGTATCTAAAAAAGATATTCTTAGACTTCTGACTGTTATAGATGAACTAGCGACCAATGCAATCGAACATGGATACAACTATCATAATGGGGAGATCTCTCTCTTTATGATAAAGGAAGGTAACTTCGTAAAAATTACTGTAGAAGATTTTGGAGCTGGATTCAACAGATTAAAAGAAAGTAAGTCTGAAGGGGGCATGGGATTAAATATAGTTAGGGGTCTTGTAGACAATTTAGAGATTAAACCTAAGAAAGTTGGAACGAAGTTTGAAATATTAAAAGAAGTTGAGGAGGAAACAAAATAA
- a CDS encoding ribosomal-processing cysteine protease Prp, with amino-acid sequence MTEITLIRQDEEIVEFYGWNHAEYGEHGSDILCAAISAILQQGAAGILEYLNIPATYSTNNETGFLRLDLINPDEEKLEKLDMTIHSYNQIVFKNKREINAILGSMVVMLDQLKEQYPKYMKIFEEEAN; translated from the coding sequence ATGACAGAGATAACTCTCATTAGACAGGATGAAGAAATTGTAGAATTTTATGGATGGAATCATGCTGAATACGGCGAACACGGTAGTGATATCTTGTGTGCTGCAATCAGTGCGATTTTACAACAAGGAGCAGCTGGTATCTTAGAATATCTAAATATCCCTGCTACTTATTCAACTAATAATGAAACAGGATTTTTAAGGCTAGATCTTATCAATCCAGATGAAGAAAAGTTGGAAAAATTGGATATGACTATTCATAGTTATAATCAAATTGTTTTTAAAAACAAAAGGGAAATTAATGCAATCTTAGGAAGTATGGTAGTAATGCTAGACCAACTAAAAGAGCAATATCCCAAATATATGAAGATTTTCGAAGAGGAGGCTAATTAA
- the miaA gene encoding tRNA (adenosine(37)-N6)-dimethylallyltransferase MiaA, with protein sequence MKGIVILGPTAVGKTSLSIKLAKKLNTEIISADSAQVYTGMDIGTAKVDSEEAQGIFHHMIDIVEPINKYNVGEFQRRANMILGKFENEKKTPILVGGTGLYINSVTNGLAELPQSDPALREQLDSKSAEELYEELERIDPCAAKDIHPNNKRRVGRAVEIFHLTGEKFSVISKRNIKRNNFDFIKIGLERDRNNLYERINLRVDLMVEGGLIEEVKKLYTIYGENLRKINVIGYSEIIDYFKGEITFEEAVFQIKQNSRRYAKRQFTWFKNDPDVIWFDVEEMSEEEILEEVLKLIKK encoded by the coding sequence ATGAAAGGTATTGTTATCTTGGGTCCTACTGCTGTAGGAAAAACAAGTTTATCTATAAAATTAGCAAAAAAATTAAATACAGAGATAATCTCAGCTGATTCAGCTCAGGTGTACACTGGAATGGATATAGGTACAGCAAAGGTCGATTCAGAAGAAGCACAGGGAATTTTTCATCATATGATTGACATAGTAGAACCTATAAATAAATATAATGTAGGAGAGTTTCAAAGAAGAGCAAATATGATCTTGGGAAAATTTGAAAATGAGAAAAAAACACCTATATTGGTCGGTGGTACTGGTTTGTATATAAACTCGGTAACCAATGGTTTGGCAGAACTGCCCCAGTCAGATCCTGCACTTAGGGAGCAATTAGACAGTAAAAGTGCTGAGGAACTGTATGAAGAGTTGGAACGTATCGATCCTTGCGCAGCCAAAGATATCCATCCCAATAATAAACGCAGAGTAGGACGAGCTGTAGAAATATTCCATCTCACAGGAGAAAAATTTTCTGTGATCAGTAAAAGAAATATCAAAAGAAATAACTTTGATTTTATCAAGATAGGTTTAGAAAGAGACAGAAATAATCTATATGAAAGAATAAACTTGAGAGTTGATCTCATGGTTGAAGGAGGACTCATCGAGGAGGTTAAGAAACTCTATACTATATATGGGGAAAATTTGAGAAAGATCAATGTCATAGGGTATAGCGAAATTATAGATTATTTTAAAGGTGAAATAACTTTTGAAGAAGCCGTCTTTCAAATCAAACAAAATTCCCGTAGATATGCAAAAAGGCAGTTTACATGGTTTAAAAATGACCCAGATGTCATCTGGTTCGATGTAGAAGAGATGAGTGAAGAAGAAATTTTGGAAGAGGTACTAAAATTAATAAAAAAATAA
- a CDS encoding FomA family porin-like outer membrane protein — protein sequence MNKKILLLAGILALGATTFAAEGTRDFLDTFKDVMSPNENITGYWNQEIKGYTDTEGKDDRQMRLQNAIGLNLTDKVSVALRTRTYMDYPGKNQKSDDNFRFDMTYNNGKIGDTELGFSQRVRMYKAGSNAGTYSYRPNIDFSSYIGADYADANIEYLYTRYTEGRDIKEGDVVIAHNSDDVQRFAYDIDMGWTLGYGFSTEVELFGTVTTSNGDATESALFLALYYDYNLYTSVDEATTLAFHTEVSVTPVKYNHQENMTHTDSTLADTETFIKLKHNVSNNFSTYGTVGLLTSDDFKTHTSNVGAQGYVSLGLSYSM from the coding sequence ATGAACAAGAAAATATTATTACTAGCAGGAATCTTAGCATTAGGAGCTACAACATTCGCAGCAGAGGGAACAAGAGACTTTTTAGATACATTTAAAGACGTAATGTCGCCAAATGAAAATATCACAGGTTACTGGAATCAAGAAATTAAAGGATATACTGATACTGAAGGTAAAGATGACAGACAAATGAGATTACAGAATGCAATTGGGTTAAACTTAACCGATAAAGTATCTGTGGCTTTAAGAACAAGAACATATATGGATTACCCAGGGAAAAACCAAAAATCAGACGATAACTTCAGATTTGACATGACTTATAACAATGGTAAAATTGGGGATACAGAATTAGGATTCAGCCAAAGGGTAAGAATGTATAAGGCAGGATCTAATGCAGGAACTTATTCATATAGACCAAATATTGACTTCTCAAGTTATATAGGTGCAGATTATGCAGATGCAAACATAGAATATTTATACACAAGATATACTGAAGGAAGAGACATTAAAGAGGGAGATGTAGTAATTGCTCATAACTCTGATGATGTTCAAAGATTCGCATATGATATAGATATGGGATGGACTTTAGGGTATGGTTTCTCTACAGAGGTGGAACTTTTCGGAACTGTAACTACTAGTAATGGAGATGCTACAGAATCAGCGTTATTCCTAGCTTTATACTATGACTATAACTTATATACATCAGTTGATGAAGCTACTACACTAGCTTTTCATACAGAAGTCAGTGTAACACCTGTTAAGTACAATCATCAGGAAAATATGACACACACTGATTCAACTCTAGCAGATACAGAGACGTTCATAAAATTAAAGCATAATGTGTCAAATAACTTTAGTACGTATGGTACAGTTGGTTTATTAACATCGGATGACTTTAAAACTCATACATCTAACGTTGGAGCACAAGGTTATGTATCTTTAGGACTTTCTTACTCAATGTAA